The following DNA comes from Gordonia zhaorongruii.
CTCGTCGTCGACCGTCGGAACCACATCGGCGGCAACGCGTACTCGGAAGCCGAGCCGGAGACGGGCATCGAGGTCCACAAGTACGGTGCGCACCTCTTCCACACCTCCAACGAACGAGTCTGGGAGTACGTGACCCAGTTCACCGAGTTCACCGGCTACCAGCACCGGGTCTTCGGCCTCTACGAAGGCCAGTCGTACCCGCTGCCGGTCGGACTCGGACTGATCAACCAGTTCTTCGGGAAGTACCGCACGCCCGACGAGGCGCGGGCGCTCATCGCCGAACAGGCGGGCGAGATCGACAGTGACGACGCGGAGAACTTCGAGGAGAAGGCGATCAGCCTGATCGGTCGGCCGCTGTACGAGGCCTTCTTCAAGGGATACACGGCCAAGCAGTGGCAGACCGACCCGAAGAACCTGCCCGCAGGCAACATCACGCGACTGCCGGTCCGCTACAACTTCAACAACCGGTACTTCAACGACAAATACGAGGGCCTGCCGCGTAACGGCTACACGGCGTGGCTGGAGAACATGGCGGCCGACGAGCGCATCGAGGTGCGCCTGAACACCGACTGGTTCGACGTTCGGGACGAACTGCGTGCCGCCAACCCCGACGCTCCGGTGGTCTACACCGGCCCGATCGACCGGTACTTCGACTACTCGGCGGGCGAGCTCGGCTGGCGCACGCTCGATTTCGAGACCGAGGTGGTCCCGACAGGTGATTACCAGGGCACGCCGGTGATGAACTACAACGACGCCGACGTACCGTTCACGCGCATCCACGAGTTCCGGCACTTCCACCCGGAGCGCAAGGAGTACCCGACGGACAAGACGGTCATCATGCGCGAGTTCAGCCGTTTCGCCGAGCAGGGCGACGAGCCTTACTACCCGATCAACACTCCGGACGACCGGGAACGCGTCGCCGCTTACCGGGAGCTCGCGAAAGCGGAGACCGCCGACAACCGAGTGCTCTTCGGCGGACGCCTGGGCACCTACCAGTACCTCGACATGCACATGGCGATCGCCAGTGCACTGACCATGTTCGACAACACGCTTGCGCCGCACCTGAGCGACGGTGCGCCGCTGGCGTCGGGAGCGGAGTAGATGAGCACCGAGTCCACCGCCGTCAGCCTTCTGCAGCGGGTCATCTTCCCGCGTCCGGGTGAACCACTCGAT
Coding sequences within:
- the glf gene encoding UDP-galactopyranose mutase, with the translated sequence MTDNSNYDLIVVGSGFYGLTVAERAATQLGKRVLVVDRRNHIGGNAYSEAEPETGIEVHKYGAHLFHTSNERVWEYVTQFTEFTGYQHRVFGLYEGQSYPLPVGLGLINQFFGKYRTPDEARALIAEQAGEIDSDDAENFEEKAISLIGRPLYEAFFKGYTAKQWQTDPKNLPAGNITRLPVRYNFNNRYFNDKYEGLPRNGYTAWLENMAADERIEVRLNTDWFDVRDELRAANPDAPVVYTGPIDRYFDYSAGELGWRTLDFETEVVPTGDYQGTPVMNYNDADVPFTRIHEFRHFHPERKEYPTDKTVIMREFSRFAEQGDEPYYPINTPDDRERVAAYRELAKAETADNRVLFGGRLGTYQYLDMHMAIASALTMFDNTLAPHLSDGAPLASGAE